TTGCCGCTGCCAGAAATCATGATCGTCAAGCAGGTTTTTGGCCGGTTTCAATAGCGCTCTGGCTTTGGGCGCGCGTAGCCCGTTCTCAACCAATTTCTTTTCGGCAGTTGTGACCAAATTTTTCAACCTGATGGAATTTTCTCGGGTTTCTGGTCCCGCTTTTCGAGTTGGCATATAGATTGAAACAAAATGTCCATCTTGTTTTTGGCTTAAAGTTTTTAGTTCCTCTTTTGTTAACAAACTCATGTATTATCACTCCTTTTGTTTTCGTTGAGCTTCTTAATTTAAGGCTTCGGCCCCGGCCACAATATCCAGCAACTCTTCCGTGATCGCCCGCTGTCGTTCGCGGTGAAACTCAGCGTTAAGCTCGTCCATTTTTTTCTCAACGTTCTTTTCGGCGGCCTGCATCGAGGCCAGCCGGCTGGCGTTCTCGCTGGCCAGCGATCCGGCCAAAGCCCGGTACAGGCCCACAAAAAAGTACTGGCGCAGCAAGGCGGCAAAAAGCTCGGCCCAGTCCATTGAGAAGGTGGGCAGCATCCGGGTGGGCCACGGCTTTCTTTGCAATTGTTGCAGCCAATCCAAATCAACCGGCAGCAGATGGCTTATTTCAGGCTCGTAGGCGGCCCCGGAACGGGGTTTGTTGTAAAAGATCACAATCTGCTCCAGTTCTAATTCGGACCGCCAATGATCCACCTGCAACAGCAAATCCTGCACCAGGGGCGTAATTCCCGCAATGGAGCCGGGCACGGGAAAACTATCTTCAACAGATTGGCCGGCGGCTTCCAGCCCGGTGGTAATCCGCATCCCTACGGCCAGCACGTGCCGGTCTTGCTGCAAAACTTGTCGCTCGTTCATTTTGTCCAGGGCAAAGGTGGTGATTTGCTCATTAAAGCGGCCCACCATCCCTTGATCGGAGCCAAGCACAATCGCGCCTAGCCGTGGCTCGGGTTTGGGTTGGACAATGTCAATAGCGGCGGCGCGATTGTTGAGCACAATTTGCAAGCCCAACTCAAGGGTATGGTTGTAATCGTCCAGGGCCGCCACGGCTTGCTGGTACTGCCAAATATGGGCCGCCGCCAGGGCCTTCATGGTTTTGACTACCGATTGTAAATCCTCGGTGCTTTCAATGCGGCGACGGATGGCCTCAGTTGTGGCCATCGCCCGCTCCTTTTTGATCCTGATTGTACGTTGAACCGATTTGCTGCCTGACGATTTTTAGCAGCCTCTCCCGTTCTTCATCATCCAGGGCCTCACCGGTTTGGATTTGCTCGTGCAAATCGGGCAGCTTTTCGGGCAGCACCTCGCGTACCTGCTGCTCCACCCGGCCAATCCGGTCGAACGGCAGTTGATCAAATACGCCTTCAATAACGGCCAGCAGCACGGCAATCTGTGCGGCCACAGGCCGGGGATCGTATTGTTCTTGTTTGAGGATTTCGCGAATGCGGCGGCCCCGCTCCAGCGTATGGCGGGTTTCGTCATCAAGCCGGGTACCAAAACGGGCAAAAGCTTCCAACTCCTCAAATTGAGAGTAGGTCAGGCGCAAATCTCCGGCCACAGCCCGGTAAGCGTTTAACTGGGCTTTGCCGCCCACCCGCGACACCGAGCGTCCCACGTCTACCGCCGGCAGCGCCCCTTTTTGGAACAGGTTGGGCGAGAGATAAAGCTGACCGTCGGTAATAGAGATCAGGTTGGTGGGGATGTAGGCCGAAATGTTCTGGGCTTCGGTTTCGATGATGGGCAGCGCCGTTAACGAGCCGCCGCCCAGGTCAGCGCGCAATTGGGTGGACCGCTCCAGCAGGCGGGAGTGAATGTAAAAAATGTCGCCGGGGAAAGCTTCCCGGCCCGGCGGGCGCCGCAAGAGCAGCGAAAGTTCCCGGTAAGCGCGGGCGTGGCGGGTCAGGTCGTCGTAGATAATGAGCGCATCCCGCCCTTGTTCCATAAAATATTCGGCCATAGTGGTGGCGGCGTAGGGGGCCACAAATTGCAGGCCGGCCGGATCGCTGCCGGTGGCTACCACCACAATGGAATAGGCCAGGGCGTCGTGCCGGCGCAGATCGTCAATCAATTTTGCCACCGCCGCATCCCGCTGCCCCACGGCGCAGTAGACGCACACAACATCTTTATCCTTTTGGTTGATAATGGTGTCCAGGGCAATGGCGCTTTTACCGGTCTGCCGGTCGCCCAAAATCAATTCGCGCTGGCCGCGGCCAATGGGGATCAAGGCGTCGATCACTTTGAGGCCGGTTTGCAGCGGCCGGTTGACCGGCGCGCGGCCCATCACGGCGGGCGCGGGCCGCTCAATGGGCCGCCGTTCCACCGTGCGAATAGGGCCGCCCTCATCCAGTGGCCGGCCCACGGCATCCACAATCCGGCCCAACAAAGCGTCGCCTACCGGCACGTCAACAATGCGGCCGGTGCGGTGAACTTCAACGCCCGCCTGCAAATCTTCGCTTTCGCCCAGCAAAACAACGCCCACCTCGGCGGGATCAAGATTAAAGGCCAGCCCCAGCGAGTCGCTGCCGTGGAAGCGGATCAGTTCATCGGCCCGCACGCCGGGCAAGCCGGATACCCGGGCAATGCCCCGGCCCACATAACTCAACGTGCCGATTTCCTGAACCTCTAATTTGGCCCGCTGCTCTTCTAGAAGCTGCTCGATCCGGCTGAAGGTATCGGTCAGCATTGTTTTCAGGAGAGGTTTGTCATCCGGCATCGGTTTTCGTTTCCTTTCGGGACGCCTCCTCCTGCCGGGGCATTTCATTTTGCAATGTGCGGGCCAGATTGTCGGCCAGGTTGTCCAGGTAATTGTCCAGACTCCAGGCAATTTTGTAGCCGTTAGCTTTCAACTCAATACCGCAAATCAATTCGTCGGCGGTATTGAACTTGCCCTCCAACTCGTCGCCAAACTGCGTTTGCACGGCGTCTAACAACTGCCGGCGGCTTTCCGACGATAGATCGAAGGCGGTGGTGATGACCGGCTTACGGCCGGAGTCCGCCAGCGAGCCGGCCATTTTTGTTTGTTCCTGGTCGGACAGGTTTTTGACCTGTTCCACAAAACGCTCAACCATCTGGGTTTCCAACTCAGCATCGGCCAGGTCGGCCAGCGAGCGCCGGGCCAGAGCAATAGTTTGTTGACCGGCCTGACGGCGCAATTCCTGCAAAAAGGAATCTTGCTCTTGTTGAACCATTTGCTGCCATTGCCGTTTCTGCGCTTCAACCTCCTGCCGGGCCTTTTCCAGCAATTCTCGCCGTTGCTTTTCGGCCTCTTCTTTGGCCTGGCTGAACAACTGGTCCTGCTTTTCGTTCAACTCGCCCTGTTTAGCCTGGAACGACTCAGCTTTATCCTCGGCTTCCTGACGCTTGTCTTCGGCCTCGGCAAAACGAGCGGCTATTTTTTCCTCCCGCTCGTCGGCAATCCCGATGATGCGATCGTACAAAAAATATTTAAGCAGCGCCACCAAAATCAGAAAATTGACAATTTCGGCAACAATAGTAAACCAATCGAGTTGCACGGCTTAACCTCCTCCACCGCCGGACGAGACCTGATTCCAGAACGGATTGAAAAAGATCAGGATCATCGAGATTAAAAAGCAGTAAATGGCAAACGACTCGATCAGGGCCATGCCCACAAACAAGGTTCGGGTAATGGTGTTTGATTCGTCCGGCTGCTGGGCAATCGCGCGCAGCGCCTCGGCTACGGCTCGCCCCTGGGCCAAGGCCGGGCCAATTGACCCCAGGGCAATGGTCAGCCCGGCAATGACCATTGATGCAATGGCGATCCATCCTGTGTTATCCATTAAATTACCTCCATCTTCAAAATTAAATTCGTTTTGGTTACACAGAGATTCTCAGAGAAAATTTTTGGGTAGTGGTTAAGAGGTAGTGATGGACATGTCATTTCGAGCGTGAGCGAGAAATCCCTCAAACCTGGTTTAGCAATGACATATCAAGAAGAACTCTGCGCGTCTCTGAGGCTCCTCCGTGTAACTCTGTGTCCCAAGTAATTACTCATTTTCTTCGGTCTCACTTTGCTCTTCTTCCTGACGCGTGCGCGCGGCGGAAGCAATGAACACCATGGCCAAAATAGCAAAGATATAGGCCTGAATTTGGCCGATCAATAATTCAAACGCCTCCAGCACCACCGGTAAAAACAGGGGCACAATTGAGATGAGCAATCCAACAATTATGGCGCCGCTCATCACGTTGCCAAAAAGCCGGATGGCCAGGGCCAGGGTGCGGGACAACTCGCTGATTATATTGAACGGCAGCAGGATTGGCGAAGGCTGGACGTAATGCTTTAAATAACCGGTTACGCCTCGCTCCAGCATACCGTAAAAAGGCACCGCAAAAAAAACGCAGATAGCCAGGGCCGAAGTAGCCGATAGGGAACCGGTAGGCGCTTGATAGCCGGGCACAATGCTCAAAAAGTTTGCGAGCGAAATAAAGAGAAAAAGCGTGCCAACAAAGGGTAGGTAACGGCCCGCCTTCTGCTGGGCGATGTCGCCAATTTGATCGCGCATGGTCAACACTACCATTTCCAGTAAACTCTGCCAGCGCGATATTTTCAGTTCAGCCGACAGGTTGCGCGTGATCAGCCAGGAGCCGCCCACTAAAACAACCATGACCACCCAGGTAAAAACAATGGTCGCGTTCAGGCTGATTGGCCCCCACTGCCAATAAACAATGGTATCCGGCGTGATGGTTAAGTCCATTGGCTCAAACTCCTTGTTGTTTTACGTAGCCAAACCGTTTAACCAGGATCAGCCGGGCCAGAAAAAAGCCCCCAATGGCGATCAATAACCGCGCCCATTGACCGGCTGCAATCAAATAAAAGCCTGCCAAAGTGAGCGCCAGTCGCCCGATAAAACTGATGCTCAGCCACAGGATTGGCTGATTGGTTTTCGCCAGTTGGCGCACGGTCAGCCACAGGCCGCCAAAGTAAAAGGCTCCCAGGGCCGCGCCGGCGATGAAAGAAAAGAGATACCAATAAAGTTCATTCATGGTCATGCGATTCCTCATCCTGTTGCTGCTTGCTTTGCTGTATTTTTTCCATTTCTTGCGATACCCACTGCCAGGCTCCAAAACAGCCGATAATGAGACCGGCGATCAGCAGGGTTAATGTCCAGGAAAACGAGCTGGGCCAGTTGGCATCGAGCCAGAGTCCCAGTAAGGTTCCCAACAGCGTGGGAATCGCCACCGACCAGCCCACCACGCCCATCACGCCCAGGCTGGTCCACAGGCTGCGCTCCCGCTGCTGTCTGGCGCGCGTTTTACGTCTGGCTTTTTTATCAACCTTTTCGTAAAAGTCTTCACCCGGCTGTTTTTTACGCCGGCTCATCCCAACCGCCCTTCGTCAATCTCCATAAAGTGCTGAATAAAATTGGCCTCAAGCCGGGCCAGCGCCGTGTGGGTCTTTTTTTCGTGTTCGTCCAATACTTCAAACTGCTCCCGCACCGTTTGTTTTAGTTCGTCCAGGTCGGCACTCTGCACGGCATTCATAGTGGACACGTATACCTCCGCGCCGCACTTGACCAAAACGCCTTGATCAACGGCCAAAAACCGCTGCTGCCCCGATTGCAATTCAAACGCGAGAATGCCGGGCACCAGGCTGGCGGTAAAGTCAATGTGGCGCGGCAGCAGGGTAAACGCGCCGTTTTCGGCTTCGGCGGAAACTTTGGTCACGGTTTCTTCCACCAGATGCTCGGTGGGGAGCAAGACTTTAAGCTTCATCGTGGGCCGCCTCGTCAACAGAACCGATCATGTAAAGCGCCTGTTCCGAATAATCGGCAAACTCGTCATTCAAAATACGTTCGCAACCGTCCAGCGCCTCTTCCCGACTGACCAGTTTGCCCTCCCGGCCGGTGAATTGTTCGGTGGTGAAAAAGGGCTGGGTCAAAAATCGCTCCAGCCGCCGGGCGCGATGCACGGTTTTTTGGTCATCCTGCGAAAGTTCTTCCAGGCCGAGCATGGCAATAATATCTTTGAGTTCTTCATAGCCGGCCAGCGTGCTGCGAATTTTTTGTGCAATCCGGTAATGGCGCCGGCCCACCACCTGGGGCAGCAGCATTTTTGAGCCGGATTGCAGCGGATTGATGGCCGGGTAAAGCCCCTGGCTGGCCCGGTCGCGCGATAAGACAATGGAGGCGGAGAGATGAGTAAAGGTATGCACTGCCGCCGGGTCGGTAAAATCATCGGCGGGCACGTACACGGCCTGCACCGAGGTGATGGCCCCGTTTTTGGTGCTCGAAATCCGTTCTTCCAACTCGGCCAGTTCCGTGCCCAGGGTGGGCTGGTAACCCAGGCGAGAGGGTAAATTACCCATCAGTCCCGACACTTCCGATCCGGCCTGGATGAAACGAAAAATATTATCAATCAAGAGCAAAACATCCTGGCTGGTCTCATCCCGAAAATACTCGGCCATGGTCAGCGCAGCGTGGCCCACGCGAAAGCGCGCGCCGGGCGGTTCGTTCATTTGGCCAAATACCAGCACGGTGTTATCCAAAACCTCCGCTTCTTGCAGATCGCGGTACAATTCTTCGGCCTCGCG
This genomic interval from Anaerolineae bacterium contains the following:
- a CDS encoding F0F1 ATP synthase subunit gamma, translated to MATTEAIRRRIESTEDLQSVVKTMKALAAAHIWQYQQAVAALDDYNHTLELGLQIVLNNRAAAIDIVQPKPEPRLGAIVLGSDQGMVGRFNEQITTFALDKMNERQVLQQDRHVLAVGMRITTGLEAAGQSVEDSFPVPGSIAGITPLVQDLLLQVDHWRSELELEQIVIFYNKPRSGAAYEPEISHLLPVDLDWLQQLQRKPWPTRMLPTFSMDWAELFAALLRQYFFVGLYRALAGSLASENASRLASMQAAEKNVEKKMDELNAEFHRERQRAITEELLDIVAGAEALN
- a CDS encoding alternate F1F0 ATPase, F1 subunit alpha; this encodes MPDDKPLLKTMLTDTFSRIEQLLEEQRAKLEVQEIGTLSYVGRGIARVSGLPGVRADELIRFHGSDSLGLAFNLDPAEVGVVLLGESEDLQAGVEVHRTGRIVDVPVGDALLGRIVDAVGRPLDEGGPIRTVERRPIERPAPAVMGRAPVNRPLQTGLKVIDALIPIGRGQRELILGDRQTGKSAIALDTIINQKDKDVVCVYCAVGQRDAAVAKLIDDLRRHDALAYSIVVVATGSDPAGLQFVAPYAATTMAEYFMEQGRDALIIYDDLTRHARAYRELSLLLRRPPGREAFPGDIFYIHSRLLERSTQLRADLGGGSLTALPIIETEAQNISAYIPTNLISITDGQLYLSPNLFQKGALPAVDVGRSVSRVGGKAQLNAYRAVAGDLRLTYSQFEELEAFARFGTRLDDETRHTLERGRRIREILKQEQYDPRPVAAQIAVLLAVIEGVFDQLPFDRIGRVEQQVREVLPEKLPDLHEQIQTGEALDDEERERLLKIVRQQIGSTYNQDQKGAGDGHN
- a CDS encoding F0F1 ATP synthase subunit C, whose protein sequence is MDNTGWIAIASMVIAGLTIALGSIGPALAQGRAVAEALRAIAQQPDESNTITRTLFVGMALIESFAIYCFLISMILIFFNPFWNQVSSGGGGG
- a CDS encoding F0F1 ATP synthase subunit A, with translation MDLTITPDTIVYWQWGPISLNATIVFTWVVMVVLVGGSWLITRNLSAELKISRWQSLLEMVVLTMRDQIGDIAQQKAGRYLPFVGTLFLFISLANFLSIVPGYQAPTGSLSATSALAICVFFAVPFYGMLERGVTGYLKHYVQPSPILLPFNIISELSRTLALAIRLFGNVMSGAIIVGLLISIVPLFLPVVLEAFELLIGQIQAYIFAILAMVFIASAARTRQEEEQSETEENE
- a CDS encoding ATP synthase subunit I, which gives rise to MNELYWYLFSFIAGAALGAFYFGGLWLTVRQLAKTNQPILWLSISFIGRLALTLAGFYLIAAGQWARLLIAIGGFFLARLILVKRFGYVKQQGV
- a CDS encoding AtpZ/AtpI family protein, with translation MSRRKKQPGEDFYEKVDKKARRKTRARQQRERSLWTSLGVMGVVGWSVAIPTLLGTLLGLWLDANWPSSFSWTLTLLIAGLIIGCFGAWQWVSQEMEKIQQSKQQQDEESHDHE
- a CDS encoding F0F1 ATP synthase subunit epsilon, yielding MKLKVLLPTEHLVEETVTKVSAEAENGAFTLLPRHIDFTASLVPGILAFELQSGQQRFLAVDQGVLVKCGAEVYVSTMNAVQSADLDELKQTVREQFEVLDEHEKKTHTALARLEANFIQHFMEIDEGRLG
- a CDS encoding F0F1 ATP synthase subunit beta, coding for MTTTREVINQGQAISVRGSVIDVHFPRQLPEIYSRLTTGPEDNIIIEVVTHLDAQTVRGIALTPTQGLARGATVTDTGHPLRVPIGKGLLGRMFNVFGDTVDRKEAVQTERQRSIHQPPAPLSARVTRSEILETGIKAIDVLAPLERGGKAGLFGGAGVGKTVLITEMINNMVSQHEGVSIFCGIGERVREAEELYRDLQEAEVLDNTVLVFGQMNEPPGARFRVGHAALTMAEYFRDETSQDVLLLIDNIFRFIQAGSEVSGLMGNLPSRLGYQPTLGTELAELEERISSTKNGAITSVQAVYVPADDFTDPAAVHTFTHLSASIVLSRDRASQGLYPAINPLQSGSKMLLPQVVGRRHYRIAQKIRSTLAGYEELKDIIAMLGLEELSQDDQKTVHRARRLERFLTQPFFTTEQFTGREGKLVSREEALDGCERILNDEFADYSEQALYMIGSVDEAAHDEA